The Pirellulales bacterium genome contains a region encoding:
- a CDS encoding GlsB/YeaQ/YmgE family stress response membrane protein, with the protein MPQPELAEMAQYWANEAFVWVGFGTIAGLLAKGLMPGRDPGGAVATLGIGIGGAIVGCGILSFFVPDYRVSPLTPVGFLVATGGAFVLLFFYRLLSGYVIREDGEGYVPRPMFARRRDSRRRESYYDDRV; encoded by the coding sequence ATGCCACAGCCGGAACTCGCTGAAATGGCCCAGTACTGGGCCAACGAAGCTTTCGTGTGGGTCGGCTTTGGCACGATCGCGGGACTGCTCGCCAAAGGGCTCATGCCCGGCCGCGATCCGGGCGGAGCCGTCGCCACGCTCGGCATCGGTATCGGCGGGGCCATTGTCGGTTGCGGCATCTTGTCATTCTTCGTGCCCGACTATCGGGTTTCGCCGCTGACGCCCGTGGGCTTTCTGGTGGCGACCGGCGGCGCGTTCGTGCTGCTCTTCTTTTACCGGTTACTCTCCGGCTACGTGATCCGCGAAGACGGCGAGGGCTACGTCCCGCGCCCGATGTTCGCCCGCCGCCGCGATAGCCGTCGGCGCGAATCGTACTACGACGATCGTGTGTAG